A stretch of the Paramormyrops kingsleyae isolate MSU_618 chromosome 16, PKINGS_0.4, whole genome shotgun sequence genome encodes the following:
- the LOC111857204 gene encoding ras-related protein Rab-5B-like has translation MASGGSTEDDTPQQTKICQFKLVLLGDMAVGKSSLVLRFVKGHFDEFQETTIGAAFLAQSVCLDDTTIKFEIWDTAGQERYHSLAPMYYRGAQAAIVVFDITKPETFERAKAWVKELQRQASPSIVIALAGNKADLADRRMVEYEEGQAYSEDAGLLFMETSAKTAMNVNELFLAIAKKMPKMDTQNPTHAAWHRGVNLQEPNGQSSWGCCAS, from the exons ATGGCCAGCGGAGGAAGTACTGAAGATGACACCCCGCAGCAGACGAAGATCTGCCAGTTCAAGCTAGTGCTGCTGGGAGACATGGCAGTGGGCAAATCCAGCCTGGTTTTGCGGTTCGTGAAGGGCCATTTTGACGAGTTCCAGGAGACCACTATAGGAG CTGCATTTCTGGCACAGTCAGTATGTCTAGATGACACAACCATCAAGTTTGAGATTTGGGACACGGCAGGACAGGAGCGCTATCACAGCCTGGCTCCCATGTATTACCGAGGTGCTCAGGCTGCCATCGTGGTGTTCGACATCACCAAACCG GAGACCTTTGAGCGGGCCAAGGCTTGGGTGAAGGAGCTCCAAAGGCAGGCCAGCCCCAGCATCGTTATCGCCCTGGCGGGGAACAAAGCTGACCTGGCGGACCGGCGCATGGTGGAGTACGAG GAGGGTCAGGCCTACTCGGAAGATGCTGGCCTGCTGTTCATGGAGACTTCCGCAAAGACCGCCATGAATGTCAATGAGCTGTTCCTGGCTATTg CCAAGAAGATGCCAAAGATGGACACCCAGAACCCCACACATGCTGCTTGGCACAGGGGGGTAAACCTTCAGGAGCCGAATGGCCAGTCTTCCTGGGGCTGCTGTGCTAGCTAA
- the LOC111838280 gene encoding lymphocyte function-associated antigen 3-like isoform X2 has translation MGFWALVLTAIVSCIGDLCDGREVKVLFGEVGGEVKLKPTVNPPISSITWKSDLNKAAEWETGQSEPDYYTICNSGSRCQLDHTTGELKIRHLEQNEKLNLSAEINGMAAQSFFTVIALEKESKPSIRPNCSDTQCTLVCEGKNTIYTRYSWKEKNKTIAESTTTLHVEKSDKLDKSYTCVFSNPVSTVESDPVKEVDLFPGGSSGGIIAGVLAFCVAVGCGIGIGLYYKKKGNHLMAENHQEDQSKKDNQNGENAVMEVAS, from the exons ATGGGTTTCTGGGCTCTCGTTTTAACTGCCATTGTGTCCTGTATCGGAGATCTTTGTGATG GGAGGGAGGTGAAAGTGCTCTTTGGAGAAGTAGGAGGAGAAGTTAAACTGAAGCCCACTGTGAACCCGCCCATCTCCAGCATCACATGGAAAAGTGACCTGAACAAAGCAGCAGAGTGGGAAACAGGTCAATCAGAGCCTGATTATTATACCATATGTAATTCAGGATCAAGGTGTCAACTGGATCATACAACTGGGGAGCTTAAAATTAGACATTTAGAGCAGAATGAAAAGCTGAATTTATCTGCTGAGATCAATGGAATGGCAGCTCAGTCATTTTTTACAGTGATTGCACTTG AAAAAGAGTCCAAACCCAGTATTAGACCAAACTGCAGCGATACCCAGTGTACTTTGGTCTGTGAGGGAAAGAACACCATATATACCAGGTACTCCTGGAAGGAGAAAAATAAAACGATAGCAGAAAGTACCACAACGCTCCATGTTGAGAAGAGTGATAAGCTGGATAAAAGCTACACGTGTGTGTTCAGCAACCCTGTGAGTACGGTGGAGAGTGACCCTGTCAAGGAAGTGGATTTATTTCCAG GTGGCTCCAGTGGTGGGATCATCGCAGGTGTTTTAGCATTTTGTGTAGCTGTAGGTTGTGGAATTGGAATTGGTTTGTACTACAAGAAAAAAG GCAATCATTTGATGGCTGAAAACCACCAGGAGGATCAATCCAAAAAAG ATAATCAAAATGGAGAGAATGCTGTGATGGAGGTGGCATCTTAG
- the LOC111838280 gene encoding lymphocyte function-associated antigen 3-like isoform X1: MGFWALVLTAIVSCIGDLCDGREVKVLFGEVGGEVKLKPTVNPPISSITWKSDLNKAAEWETGQSEPDYYTICNSGSRCQLDHTTGELKIRHLEQNEKLNLSAEINGMAAQSFFTVIALEKESKPSIRPNCSDTQCTLVCEGKNTIYTRYSWKEKNKTIAESTTTLHVEKSDKLDKSYTCVFSNPVSTVESDPVKEVDLFPGGSSGGIIAGVLAFCVAVGCGIGIGLYYKKKGNPFKAVNHQEDQSPAGNHLMAENHQEDQSKKDNQNGENAVMEVAS, translated from the exons ATGGGTTTCTGGGCTCTCGTTTTAACTGCCATTGTGTCCTGTATCGGAGATCTTTGTGATG GGAGGGAGGTGAAAGTGCTCTTTGGAGAAGTAGGAGGAGAAGTTAAACTGAAGCCCACTGTGAACCCGCCCATCTCCAGCATCACATGGAAAAGTGACCTGAACAAAGCAGCAGAGTGGGAAACAGGTCAATCAGAGCCTGATTATTATACCATATGTAATTCAGGATCAAGGTGTCAACTGGATCATACAACTGGGGAGCTTAAAATTAGACATTTAGAGCAGAATGAAAAGCTGAATTTATCTGCTGAGATCAATGGAATGGCAGCTCAGTCATTTTTTACAGTGATTGCACTTG AAAAAGAGTCCAAACCCAGTATTAGACCAAACTGCAGCGATACCCAGTGTACTTTGGTCTGTGAGGGAAAGAACACCATATATACCAGGTACTCCTGGAAGGAGAAAAATAAAACGATAGCAGAAAGTACCACAACGCTCCATGTTGAGAAGAGTGATAAGCTGGATAAAAGCTACACGTGTGTGTTCAGCAACCCTGTGAGTACGGTGGAGAGTGACCCTGTCAAGGAAGTGGATTTATTTCCAG GTGGCTCCAGTGGTGGGATCATCGCAGGTGTTTTAGCATTTTGTGTAGCTGTAGGTTGTGGAATTGGAATTGGTTTGTACTACAAGAAAAAAG GCAATCCTTTTAAGGCTGTAAACCACCAGGAAGATCAATCCCCAGCAG GCAATCATTTGATGGCTGAAAACCACCAGGAGGATCAATCCAAAAAAG ATAATCAAAATGGAGAGAATGCTGTGATGGAGGTGGCATCTTAG